The following proteins come from a genomic window of Micromonospora zamorensis:
- a CDS encoding DNA primase: protein MGNPKHTEVSVARQSPQRPDADEPELDDTTGAVEPDETDGPSASVDRALWDELRIDPVEIALPAGTGFTLRAYRPASSLTPTDVTERDLDDPFLARRQVIEEEEDDETVVILDEDLAEEFADDEDESKRRRRDGATDTDAADDEAEADEDATDEADDEEVPVFLSNQGKLLLFKTPESLVSFIRSGAPNDLSQLDSWNELSERVEPADIAPLDEDTYELDLVVENLRGGHDSWDSTLLIEAGEVARDLSYALRLPAVLDMLSAGSSLDDLDEALRATANGGIGAFMGRRRLKKIGAQTASLGWRTIVGKISAVVDWRD, encoded by the coding sequence GTGGGCAACCCGAAGCACACGGAGGTCAGCGTGGCCCGCCAGTCGCCCCAACGGCCCGACGCCGACGAGCCCGAGCTCGACGACACCACCGGCGCGGTCGAGCCAGATGAGACCGACGGCCCCTCGGCCTCGGTCGACCGTGCACTCTGGGACGAGCTGCGCATCGACCCGGTGGAGATCGCCCTGCCCGCCGGCACCGGCTTCACGCTGCGGGCATACCGGCCGGCCAGCTCGCTGACCCCGACCGACGTGACCGAGCGCGACCTGGACGACCCGTTCCTCGCCCGACGTCAGGTGATCGAGGAGGAAGAGGACGACGAGACCGTCGTCATCCTCGACGAGGACCTGGCCGAGGAGTTCGCCGACGACGAGGACGAGTCGAAGCGCCGCCGACGCGACGGCGCCACCGACACCGACGCGGCCGACGACGAGGCCGAGGCCGACGAGGACGCCACGGACGAGGCGGACGACGAGGAGGTGCCGGTCTTCCTCAGCAACCAGGGCAAGCTGCTGCTGTTCAAGACCCCCGAGTCGTTGGTCAGTTTCATCCGGTCCGGTGCGCCAAACGATCTGTCCCAACTGGACAGCTGGAATGAATTGTCCGAACGGGTGGAGCCCGCGGATATCGCGCCCCTCGACGAGGACACCTACGAGCTCGACCTCGTCGTGGAGAACCTGCGCGGCGGGCACGACTCCTGGGATTCGACCCTGCTGATCGAGGCCGGCGAGGTCGCGCGTGACCTCTCGTACGCATTGCGGCTGCCTGCGGTACTCGACATGCTCTCCGCCGGCTCCAGCCTCGACGACCTGGACGAGGCGCTGCGTGCCACCGCCAACGGTGGGATCGGCGCTTTCATGGGTCGGCGGCGGCTGAAGAAGATCGGTGCGCAGACCGCGAGTTTGGGTTGGCGCACCATTGTCGGCAAGATCTCTGCGGTGGTGGACTGGCGCGACTGA
- a CDS encoding PadR family transcriptional regulator, with product MKAQALHGHLDALLLAVLEQGALHGYAIIEALRARSDGTLDLPTGTIYPALRRLERAGHVASTWSTVNGRERRTYELTDSGRGALAGERAGWRDFQLTVGRFLDPGSPPTTPA from the coding sequence ATGAAGGCCCAGGCGTTGCACGGCCATCTCGACGCTCTGCTGCTCGCCGTTCTCGAACAGGGCGCGCTGCACGGCTACGCCATCATCGAGGCGTTGCGCGCGCGCAGCGACGGCACTCTGGATCTGCCTACCGGCACCATCTATCCGGCGTTGCGTCGGCTGGAACGCGCCGGGCACGTGGCGAGCACCTGGAGCACCGTCAACGGCAGGGAACGACGGACGTACGAGCTCACCGATTCCGGCCGGGGAGCGTTGGCCGGGGAGCGCGCGGGTTGGCGCGACTTCCAGCTGACCGTCGGCCGGTTCCTCGACCCCGGCAGCCCGCCCACCACCCCGGCCTGA
- a CDS encoding permease prefix domain 1-containing protein yields MPHREDVLVDEHLRELAARLQGPARLKSDLLTEARHGLLDAVEAYRESGVPSTEAQRRAVVEFGSPAQVLPSWQAELAVGALRGLSLRMLAIAGVGVVAGDLTWRGSSWSSGPRPPAGYQLLASSVDWIWMGSLLLAVAGLLVVAASARSTRPGLALVQRAVGAGLTAMLALAMIAGCALFAWSMTLWDDALRWPPMIIGAVLVGGAYFSLARAVRGWLQATARRAESLTSVAH; encoded by the coding sequence ATGCCGCACCGTGAGGACGTGTTGGTCGACGAGCACCTGCGGGAGTTGGCCGCCCGGTTGCAGGGGCCGGCGCGACTCAAGTCCGACCTGCTCACCGAGGCCCGGCACGGGCTGTTGGACGCCGTGGAGGCGTACCGGGAGAGCGGTGTGCCGTCCACGGAGGCGCAGCGCCGGGCCGTGGTCGAGTTCGGCTCGCCGGCGCAGGTCCTTCCCTCCTGGCAGGCCGAGCTGGCGGTGGGCGCTCTGCGCGGGCTCTCCCTGCGGATGCTGGCGATCGCCGGGGTCGGGGTGGTCGCCGGGGATCTGACCTGGCGGGGGTCGAGCTGGAGCAGCGGCCCCCGTCCACCGGCCGGCTACCAGCTGCTCGCCAGCTCGGTCGACTGGATCTGGATGGGTTCGCTGCTGCTCGCGGTGGCCGGTCTGCTGGTGGTCGCGGCGAGCGCCCGTTCGACACGTCCGGGTCTGGCCCTGGTGCAACGCGCGGTGGGCGCCGGCCTGACCGCCATGCTTGCTCTCGCCATGATCGCCGGCTGCGCCCTGTTCGCCTGGTCGATGACTCTCTGGGACGACGCGCTGCGCTGGCCACCGATGATCATCGGTGCGGTGCTGGTGGGCGGCGCGTACTTCTCGCTGGCCCGTGCGGTGCGCGGCTGGCTGCAGGCCACCGCCCGCCGAGCGGAGTCGCTCACCAGCGTGGCCCACTGA
- the cydD gene encoding thiol reductant ABC exporter subunit CydD: protein MKRRPFDPRLLRRVPAARRDLAVLALLGVLAAGLIVAQATALAAVLATAIDGRLDRPALGAFMVAVAARSALVWAQGTVSARVAATVKATLRADLLGAVGRHGPGWVAGQRAGQIATLAGRGLDALDAYFTGYLPQLVLSVTVPLAVLARVVFADWSSAVIIAVTLPLIPVFGALLGWQAQAATERQWRRLSLLGGHFLDMVAGLPTLRAFGRARAQTEVVRRMADGHRVATMKTLRIAFLSALVLELVATLSVALVAVPVGIRLLGGGLALQTALLVLLLTPEAYLPLRAAGSRFHASMEGLAALDEALTISAAPTAPRAAEGATVPDARRDIRFEGVTVAYERTTALRDVTLTIRAGERIAIIGPSGAGKSTLLGLLLGFVTPTSGRITVDGVDLATADPDAWRRQLAWVPQRAHLFAASLADNIRLGAPDTTPDALAAAVHDAALDDVVAGLPDGLDTLLGERGHGLSSGQRQRVALARAFLRSAPVVLLDEPTARLDTAAEAVVLDATRRLVAGRTALLVAHRPALLADADRILRVEDGRVTELTPEPTGKATR, encoded by the coding sequence GTGAAACGCCGTCCGTTCGACCCGCGTCTGCTGCGCCGGGTCCCTGCGGCCCGGCGCGATCTTGCCGTGCTCGCGCTCCTCGGTGTGCTCGCCGCCGGGTTGATCGTGGCGCAGGCCACCGCCCTCGCGGCGGTGCTGGCCACGGCGATCGACGGTCGACTGGATCGGCCGGCGCTGGGCGCCTTCATGGTCGCGGTCGCTGCCCGCTCGGCGCTGGTCTGGGCACAGGGCACGGTCTCCGCGCGGGTCGCCGCCACGGTCAAGGCGACGCTGCGGGCCGACCTGCTCGGCGCGGTCGGCCGCCATGGTCCTGGCTGGGTGGCCGGGCAGCGGGCCGGTCAGATCGCCACCCTGGCCGGGCGCGGGCTGGACGCGCTGGACGCCTACTTCACCGGATACCTGCCCCAACTGGTGCTCAGCGTCACCGTGCCGCTGGCGGTGCTCGCCCGGGTCGTCTTCGCCGACTGGAGCTCGGCGGTGATCATCGCGGTGACCCTGCCGCTGATCCCGGTCTTCGGCGCGCTGCTCGGCTGGCAGGCCCAGGCCGCCACCGAACGGCAGTGGCGGCGGCTCTCGCTGCTCGGCGGGCACTTCCTGGACATGGTCGCCGGGTTGCCCACGCTGCGCGCGTTCGGGCGGGCCCGGGCACAGACCGAGGTGGTGCGCCGGATGGCCGACGGGCACCGCGTCGCCACCATGAAGACACTGCGGATCGCGTTCCTCTCCGCGCTGGTGCTGGAGCTGGTCGCCACCCTCTCGGTGGCACTGGTCGCGGTGCCGGTCGGCATCCGGTTGCTCGGCGGCGGGCTGGCCCTGCAGACAGCGCTGCTGGTGCTGCTGCTCACCCCGGAGGCGTACCTGCCACTGCGGGCCGCCGGCAGCCGCTTCCACGCCAGCATGGAGGGGCTCGCCGCGCTGGACGAGGCGCTGACCATCTCGGCCGCGCCCACCGCGCCCCGGGCCGCCGAGGGCGCCACCGTCCCGGACGCGCGACGTGACATCCGGTTCGAGGGGGTGACCGTTGCGTACGAGCGGACCACCGCCCTGCGTGACGTGACCCTGACCATCCGAGCCGGCGAACGGATCGCCATCATCGGGCCCAGCGGCGCCGGCAAGAGCACGTTGCTCGGCCTGCTGCTCGGCTTCGTGACCCCGACCAGCGGCCGGATCACGGTGGACGGGGTCGACCTCGCCACGGCCGACCCGGACGCCTGGCGTCGACAACTCGCCTGGGTGCCGCAGCGGGCCCATCTCTTCGCCGCCTCGCTGGCCGACAACATCCGGCTCGGCGCACCGGACACCACGCCCGACGCGCTCGCCGCGGCGGTGCACGACGCCGCTCTGGACGACGTGGTGGCCGGCCTGCCGGACGGCCTGGACACCCTGCTCGGCGAACGCGGCCACGGGCTGTCCAGCGGGCAGCGGCAGCGCGTGGCGCTGGCCCGGGCATTTCTGCGGTCCGCCCCGGTGGTGCTGCTCGACGAACCCACCGCCCGCCTGGACACCGCGGCCGAGGCGGTGGTGCTCGACGCCACCCGCCGCCTGGTCGCCGGGCGCACCGCGCTCCTGGTCGCGCACCGACCGGCGCTGCTCGCCGACGCCGACCGGATCCTGCGGGTCGAGGACGGTCGGGTCACCGAGCTGACGCCCGAACCGACCGGGAAGGCGACCCGATGA
- a CDS encoding cytochrome d ubiquinol oxidase subunit II, with product MDLAWYALLGLFFTGYLVLAGYDYGVGLLLARGGGPALRREALTALGPFFLGNEVWLVAAVGILFGAFPVLEGELLSGCYPAVAGALVGVILVTVGVQLRSRPADERIRARWDRVVMIGSALAAVGWGVVLAALLQGVPRQADGHVAGVSHLATPFAATVGLAMVALVAVHGATFLALRLSADAAAVVGRTARRLVPVALTAVALATVVGLLSSRVRDAVQRPAVAVLLPVLLAAALLAARAALARRRPGWALAATGAALALPVVLVGAALWPYVLVSTTDPGASLTVTDAAASAPTLRLLGWVALPLLPALLGFQAMCWWVFRGRTDGRAPVYW from the coding sequence GTGGACCTCGCCTGGTACGCCCTGCTCGGCCTCTTCTTCACCGGCTACCTGGTGCTCGCCGGCTACGACTACGGCGTCGGGCTGCTGCTCGCCCGCGGTGGCGGCCCCGCTCTGCGGAGGGAGGCGCTCACCGCGCTCGGCCCGTTCTTCCTCGGCAACGAGGTCTGGCTGGTGGCCGCCGTGGGCATCCTCTTCGGTGCGTTCCCGGTGCTGGAGGGCGAGTTGCTCTCCGGCTGCTATCCGGCCGTGGCCGGTGCCCTGGTCGGCGTCATCCTGGTCACCGTCGGGGTGCAACTGCGTAGCCGGCCCGCCGACGAACGGATCCGCGCGCGCTGGGACCGCGTCGTGATGATCGGCAGCGCACTCGCCGCAGTGGGCTGGGGGGTGGTGCTCGCCGCGCTGCTCCAGGGCGTGCCCCGTCAGGCCGACGGGCACGTCGCCGGGGTGTCGCACCTGGCCACCCCGTTCGCAGCCACCGTCGGGCTGGCCATGGTCGCACTGGTCGCGGTGCACGGAGCGACCTTCCTCGCGCTGCGTCTGTCGGCCGACGCCGCCGCAGTGGTCGGCCGCACGGCCCGCCGACTGGTGCCGGTGGCGCTCACCGCGGTCGCCCTGGCCACCGTCGTGGGCCTGCTCTCCTCCCGGGTACGCGACGCCGTCCAGCGGCCGGCGGTGGCCGTACTCCTGCCGGTGCTGCTCGCGGCGGCGCTGCTGGCGGCCCGCGCGGCGCTGGCGCGGCGGCGGCCGGGGTGGGCACTGGCCGCAACCGGCGCGGCCCTGGCGCTGCCGGTGGTGCTGGTCGGGGCGGCTCTCTGGCCCTATGTGCTGGTCTCCACGACCGACCCGGGCGCCTCGCTGACAGTGACCGACGCCGCTGCGAGCGCACCGACGCTGCGGCTCCTCGGCTGGGTGGCGCTGCCGCTACTTCCGGCCCTACTAGGCTTCCAGGCGATGTGTTGGTGGGTTTTCCGAGGACGGACCGACGGCAGGGCACCGGTGTACTGGTGA
- a CDS encoding cytochrome ubiquinol oxidase subunit I, with translation MDTLLLARLQFATTTSIHFLFVVVTLGLVTLLVGMQTAWVLTGNPKWERLTRYWGQLYVINYVLGIATGIVMEFQFGLNWSGLSRYVGNVFGAPLAIETLVAFFLESTFLGMWIFGWHRLGKGVHLALLWGVAITAYASAFWIMVANSWLQHPVGYEVRDGIAHLTDFGALLSNPSLGMAFGHVVSAALLVGGMLMAAVSAWHLIRRTPDFVLFRTSLRIGLVTSALAISLVQGFGFAQFGPVGGVQPTKFGGQSPEAQALIADWTTRFGPGDYTPPVLASVGLGFMILIGFTLGCVWLLLPLLFRDWIIRLRFPLWLVLLALPLPFVAVVLGWIAREVGRQPWVAYGLLPTEQAVSPVGAPVMLASLIGFSLLLGTLAVTNWVLLARHAARGAADPALGRPPAPPSESTHPEPALV, from the coding sequence ATGGACACCCTGCTCCTCGCCCGCCTGCAGTTCGCCACCACCACCTCGATCCACTTCCTCTTCGTGGTCGTCACGCTCGGGCTGGTCACCCTGCTGGTCGGGATGCAGACCGCCTGGGTGCTCACCGGCAACCCGAAGTGGGAGCGGCTGACCCGCTACTGGGGTCAGCTCTACGTGATCAATTACGTGCTCGGCATCGCCACCGGCATCGTGATGGAGTTCCAGTTCGGGCTGAACTGGAGTGGCCTGTCGCGCTACGTCGGCAACGTCTTCGGCGCGCCGCTGGCCATCGAGACGCTGGTGGCGTTCTTCCTCGAATCCACGTTCCTCGGGATGTGGATCTTCGGCTGGCACCGGCTCGGTAAGGGTGTCCATCTCGCGCTGCTCTGGGGCGTGGCCATCACCGCGTACGCCTCGGCGTTCTGGATCATGGTGGCCAACTCCTGGCTGCAACACCCGGTCGGTTACGAGGTACGCGACGGCATCGCCCACCTCACCGACTTTGGCGCGCTGCTCTCCAACCCCAGCCTCGGCATGGCGTTCGGGCACGTGGTCTCGGCCGCGTTGCTGGTAGGCGGGATGCTGATGGCGGCGGTCAGCGCCTGGCACCTGATCCGGCGTACTCCCGACTTCGTGCTCTTCCGCACCTCGCTGCGGATCGGCCTGGTCACCTCGGCGCTGGCGATCAGCCTGGTGCAGGGCTTCGGCTTCGCCCAGTTCGGCCCGGTCGGCGGCGTGCAGCCGACCAAGTTCGGCGGCCAGAGCCCGGAGGCGCAAGCGCTGATCGCCGACTGGACCACCCGGTTCGGCCCCGGCGACTACACGCCACCGGTGCTGGCCAGCGTCGGGCTGGGCTTCATGATCCTGATCGGCTTCACCCTCGGCTGCGTCTGGTTGCTGCTCCCCCTGCTCTTCCGGGACTGGATCATCCGGCTGCGCTTCCCGCTCTGGCTGGTCCTGCTCGCCCTGCCGCTGCCGTTCGTCGCGGTGGTCCTCGGCTGGATCGCCCGCGAGGTCGGCCGCCAGCCCTGGGTGGCGTACGGGCTGCTCCCCACCGAGCAGGCCGTGTCCCCGGTCGGCGCACCGGTGATGCTCGCCTCGCTGATCGGGTTCAGCCTGCTGCTCGGCACCCTCGCCGTCACCAACTGGGTGCTGCTCGCCCGGCACGCGGCGCGGGGCGCGGCCGATCCGGCACTCGGCCGCCCACCAGCGCCGCCGAGTGAGTCGACCCACCCCGAACCCGCGCTCGTCTGA
- a CDS encoding M56 family metallopeptidase yields MAYAVHFAATMLACYLTAQVLARSTWTWRSPRVAIICWQAVGLAVGLSAMGLPMALGLSAYDLPTGSALLALANDLAHGTLPIGVNTFHLAGVGVGFGIGAVLVATTVRSIHGTVRAQRRHRDLLSLVARDDPAAPGALVLDHPSAAAYCLPGVKPQVVVSAGTLSLLDRAELAAVLSHERAHAHERHDLVLLPFTALCRALPWFGWVRDAHERVALLVEMRADDKARELHAEAPLAGALRRFAAAGHRITPAGALGMGDRDLDVRVQRLLVTDRPPRVLGATALAVASTLVALPVTLFLS; encoded by the coding sequence ATGGCGTACGCCGTGCACTTCGCCGCCACCATGCTGGCCTGCTACCTGACGGCTCAGGTGCTGGCCCGCTCCACCTGGACGTGGCGCAGCCCCCGGGTGGCGATCATCTGCTGGCAGGCCGTCGGGTTGGCGGTGGGTCTCTCGGCGATGGGCCTGCCCATGGCGCTCGGGCTGAGCGCGTACGACCTGCCGACCGGCAGCGCGCTGCTCGCCCTGGCCAACGACCTCGCCCACGGCACACTGCCGATCGGGGTGAACACCTTCCACCTCGCCGGCGTCGGGGTGGGCTTCGGCATCGGCGCGGTGCTGGTCGCCACGACCGTCCGCAGCATCCACGGCACCGTACGCGCCCAGCGCCGGCACCGGGACCTGCTCTCCCTGGTCGCCCGGGACGATCCGGCCGCCCCCGGCGCGCTGGTGCTGGATCATCCGAGCGCCGCCGCATACTGCCTGCCCGGGGTGAAGCCGCAGGTGGTGGTCAGCGCCGGCACTCTGAGCCTGCTCGACCGCGCCGAGCTGGCCGCGGTGCTCAGCCACGAGCGCGCGCACGCCCACGAGCGGCACGATCTGGTGCTGCTGCCGTTCACCGCGCTGTGCCGGGCGTTGCCGTGGTTCGGCTGGGTCCGCGACGCCCACGAACGGGTCGCCCTGCTGGTCGAGATGCGCGCCGACGACAAGGCCCGTGAGCTGCACGCGGAAGCGCCGCTGGCCGGAGCGCTGCGCCGCTTCGCCGCCGCCGGTCACCGGATCACCCCGGCCGGCGCGCTGGGCATGGGCGACCGGGATCTCGACGTACGGGTCCAGCGCCTCCTGGTCACCGACCGGCCGCCCCGGGTGCTCGGCGCCACCGCCCTCGCGGTGGCCAGCACGCTGGTCGCCCTCCCGGTCACCCTCTTCCTGTCCTGA